The following are encoded in a window of Roseivirga misakiensis genomic DNA:
- the murC gene encoding UDP-N-acetylmuramate--L-alanine ligase, whose amino-acid sequence MNLDSLHSVYFIGIGGIGMSALARWFKHNGKAVSGYDRTETDLTRSLQSEGIAIHFQDDLEHIAEAVKLSTEGVLVVYTPAIPSNHKGLNWFRANQYPLMKRSEVLGLITQNMKNVAVAGTHGKTTTSSMIVHLLKTAGIDCTGFLGGISANYNTNMILNDSEDSIAVIEADEFDRSFLTLHPDIAVVTATDADHLDIYGDKEALKDSFRQFVDQINDGGHLFVKHDLKEDFTPSDKIRKTGYGLAQGAIKSTNLRIEDAAFVFDYSGSQTIEGVRLNVPGYHNVENMLAAMSVCSQLGADAESLKTGVSTYKGVKRRFEFIHKSADVVYIDDYAHHPVEIEMFLKSVRDLFPTKKVTAVFQPHLFTRTRDFAEGFSESLSLADEVILLDIYPARELPIEGVSSALLLKDIRTEKKTISTKENLISQINNWKPEVLVTIGAGDIDKLVEPIKNSLL is encoded by the coding sequence GTGAATTTAGATAGCCTACATAGCGTCTATTTTATAGGAATCGGAGGGATCGGAATGAGTGCTTTAGCCCGTTGGTTTAAGCATAACGGCAAAGCCGTGTCTGGGTACGATCGGACCGAAACAGATTTGACTAGAAGTTTGCAGTCAGAAGGTATAGCAATTCATTTCCAAGACGACTTGGAGCATATTGCCGAGGCGGTGAAACTGTCAACCGAAGGTGTATTGGTGGTTTACACACCTGCTATTCCAAGTAATCATAAAGGCCTAAACTGGTTTAGAGCCAATCAATACCCACTAATGAAACGATCAGAGGTATTGGGCCTGATTACGCAAAACATGAAAAATGTTGCGGTAGCAGGAACCCACGGTAAAACCACTACCTCGTCTATGATTGTGCACTTGCTTAAAACAGCAGGGATTGATTGCACGGGATTCTTGGGTGGGATTTCAGCCAACTACAATACCAACATGATTCTGAATGATAGCGAAGATAGTATCGCCGTCATTGAAGCTGATGAGTTTGACAGATCATTCTTGACGCTTCACCCAGATATAGCAGTGGTAACAGCCACCGATGCAGATCACTTGGATATTTATGGTGATAAAGAAGCCTTAAAGGATTCATTCAGACAGTTTGTAGATCAGATTAATGATGGTGGGCATCTATTTGTAAAGCATGACCTGAAAGAGGACTTTACGCCGTCAGATAAGATTAGAAAAACAGGGTATGGATTGGCCCAAGGTGCCATTAAATCCACGAATCTAAGAATTGAGGATGCAGCCTTTGTATTTGACTATAGTGGATCACAAACAATTGAAGGAGTTCGACTCAATGTTCCCGGCTACCACAATGTTGAAAATATGCTGGCCGCCATGTCGGTATGTAGCCAGTTAGGTGCAGATGCAGAAAGTTTAAAGACCGGCGTAAGTACTTATAAGGGTGTAAAACGCCGATTTGAATTTATTCATAAGTCGGCTGATGTGGTTTACATCGATGACTATGCACACCATCCAGTAGAAATAGAAATGTTCTTGAAATCGGTGAGGGATTTGTTCCCAACGAAAAAAGTGACGGCAGTTTTTCAACCGCATCTTTTTACAAGAACAAGAGATTTTGCGGAAGGCTTTTCAGAAAGTCTATCGCTTGCCGATGAAGTAATACTATTGGACATATATCCGGCGAGAGAGCTGCCGATAGAAGGTGTTAGTTCAGCATTATTATTAAAAGATATTCGAACAGAGAAAAAAACAATAAGCACGAAAGAAAACCTCATAAGTCAAATCAACAATTGGAAGCCAGAAGTCCTTGTGACGATCGGTGCAGGTGATATTGACAAGTTAGTTGAACCTATTAAAAACTCTTTATTATGA
- a CDS encoding cell division protein FtsQ/DivIB — translation MKTRETILRVAGIIGGSVIIFLMISFVEKRELGYRIEDIDVEIENAFENFFIDEADVMSLIMENEGDSILGDQYGRVSLRAIESRIESHSFVKDAEVFRDLKGHLVVKARQNKPVARLISNRGESAYLGEDGDVLPVSPKYTARVPVITGKYVSDMLELSNVNEREDDANIFAMVNFINEDKFWAKQVGQIIINASDDIVMYPQVGNQMLEFGDANNIERKFKNLKIFFKEIMPTKGWNTYKRVNVAFKDQIICDTK, via the coding sequence ATGAAAACAAGAGAAACAATATTGAGGGTAGCGGGGATCATTGGAGGCAGTGTAATCATTTTTCTAATGATCAGTTTTGTAGAGAAACGAGAGTTGGGCTACAGGATCGAAGACATTGATGTAGAAATCGAAAATGCTTTTGAAAACTTCTTCATAGACGAAGCTGATGTGATGTCTTTGATCATGGAAAATGAAGGAGACTCGATTTTAGGAGACCAATACGGAAGAGTAAGCCTAAGGGCTATTGAAAGTAGAATTGAGTCGCACAGTTTTGTGAAAGATGCCGAGGTATTTAGAGACCTGAAAGGCCATTTAGTGGTAAAAGCACGGCAAAATAAGCCAGTGGCTAGGCTGATCAGTAACCGAGGGGAAAGCGCTTATTTAGGTGAAGACGGTGACGTTTTGCCAGTTTCTCCAAAATATACAGCACGTGTCCCTGTGATTACAGGCAAATACGTTTCGGATATGCTTGAACTCAGCAATGTGAATGAGCGGGAAGATGACGCCAACATATTTGCCATGGTTAACTTTATTAATGAAGATAAATTTTGGGCCAAGCAAGTCGGTCAAATCATCATAAATGCTAGCGACGATATAGTCATGTATCCGCAAGTCGGAAATCAAATGCTAGAGTTTGGAGATGCGAATAACATCGAGAGGAAATTCAAAAACTTGAAAATATTTTTCAAAGAAATAATGCCAACCAAAGGTTGGAACACCTATAAAAGGGTAAATGTAGCTTTCAAAGACCAGATCATCTGTGATACCAAATAA
- the ftsA gene encoding cell division protein FtsA yields the protein MQNDKIVVGLDIGTTKICAIVGTKNEYGKLEVLGMGKAVSDGVIRGIVTNIDKTVLAIEKAIAEASEQSGIEINVVNVGIAGQHIKSSVHHGSITRDRVDDEITVEDINRLTNDIHKIVMPPGCEIIHVMPQDYIVDYEDGIKDPVGMSGVKLEADFHVITAQTNAIRNINKCVKRAGLEIDDLILEPLASSMSVLSDEEKEAGVCLVDIGGGTTDVAIFHDSIIRHTAVIPFGGNIITTDIKEGLKVMQNQAELLKTKFGKAIAEEANPNEIVSIPGLRNRPPKEISIRNLAHIVEARMEEIIELVHAEIITSGYGSKLAGGIVITGGGSQLAYIKQLFEYMTGMDARIGYPNEHLGKSKVEAIKSPMYATTVGLVLSGFRAIDERENRYMESKPGANGRRDEKGNKKGSEFFSKLIDRTKGLLMDDFHDKNEY from the coding sequence ATGCAAAACGATAAAATTGTAGTAGGATTAGACATCGGCACAACAAAAATTTGTGCTATAGTGGGTACTAAAAACGAGTATGGAAAACTCGAAGTACTCGGTATGGGTAAAGCCGTTTCAGACGGGGTTATCCGAGGAATTGTAACGAATATTGACAAAACGGTACTTGCCATTGAAAAGGCAATCGCTGAGGCCAGTGAGCAATCAGGGATTGAAATTAATGTGGTAAATGTGGGTATAGCCGGCCAGCATATCAAAAGCTCTGTGCATCACGGGAGTATTACGCGTGACAGAGTGGATGATGAAATAACTGTTGAGGATATCAACAGGCTCACCAACGACATTCATAAAATCGTAATGCCTCCAGGTTGCGAGATTATCCATGTAATGCCGCAAGACTACATTGTCGATTACGAAGATGGTATTAAAGATCCGGTAGGCATGTCGGGTGTTAAATTAGAGGCAGATTTCCACGTGATTACGGCCCAAACCAATGCCATAAGAAATATCAATAAATGTGTTAAACGCGCTGGACTTGAAATCGATGATCTCATTTTGGAACCACTGGCATCGAGTATGTCGGTGCTTTCAGATGAAGAGAAGGAAGCTGGTGTTTGTTTGGTAGACATTGGCGGCGGTACTACAGACGTTGCGATTTTCCACGACAGCATTATTAGGCATACCGCAGTAATACCTTTCGGTGGCAATATCATTACTACAGATATTAAGGAAGGGCTAAAAGTAATGCAAAACCAAGCCGAGCTATTGAAAACGAAGTTTGGTAAGGCTATCGCAGAGGAGGCAAATCCTAATGAAATAGTGTCCATTCCAGGGCTTAGAAATAGACCGCCAAAAGAAATCTCTATTCGAAACCTCGCACATATCGTGGAGGCAAGAATGGAAGAGATTATCGAGTTGGTGCATGCTGAAATTATCACATCAGGTTATGGAAGCAAACTCGCAGGAGGTATTGTCATTACAGGAGGTGGGTCTCAGTTGGCTTATATCAAGCAGTTATTCGAATACATGACAGGTATGGATGCCAGAATTGGTTATCCGAACGAGCATTTAGGGAAATCTAAAGTGGAAGCTATAAAGAGTCCGATGTATGCGACCACTGTAGGATTGGTGCTTTCAGGTTTCAGAGCAATTGACGAAAGAGAAAATAGATACATGGAAAGTAAACCGGGTGCAAACGGCAGAAGAGATGAAAAGGGCAATAAGAAAGGCTCTGAATTCTTTAGCAAGTTGATCGATCGTACCAAGGGTTTATTAATGGACGATTTTCACGATAAAAACGAATACTAA